The Methanobacterium lacus genome includes a region encoding these proteins:
- the hypF gene encoding carbamoyltransferase HypF, which translates to MEQARILVQGIVQGVGFRPTVYRLAKKLNLNGYVRNLGNIVEIILEGKENDINQFIVDLKENKPPISEINSLNVEWLNGDLTVYNDFKIIPSSNNFSGASVIPPDVATCSNCLEEMADPDNRRYKYPFTACTDCGPRFTVINSIPYDRERTSMEDFPLCNECEVEYEDPEDRRYHAEASCCEVCGPEVFLYKDGILKIENPIKKAAELIDEGKILAIKGIGGTHLVVKTTENGPVDILRQKLRRFNQPFAIMSPNIETVKGFAEVSGVESDTIQSRRRPIVVLNKNSNYSLAPSVSPYLHNLGVMLPYSGLHHLLFSYSTEPAYIMTSANMPGEPMLINNEEIISKLDGIADYFLLHNRRIINRCDDSVVRFRDGELAFIRRSRGYVPEPYDFSGINKQLKVLALGPEIDVTFSILKEGKCYVSQHIGDTTKYDTFQYLQNAVDHMMDITKTTDFDVIACDLHPMFFTTKLAEEMGDKFGAEILRVQHHHAHAAALCVDNQVDEVICIAADGVGYGEDGTAWGGEILHTQGASYERVASLIPQQLVGGDLTTKYPARMVMSMLYGSMDVDELSELMKTSYIQQFKHGEREVELVIKQLETGFNTNITTSTGRVLDAISASLGICDKRTYEGEPAMKLESAAYYSEGVVDIPYEIEKDVSNNMEYLNTSKILLKCIELKQNGENVNNIAFGAQKAVALGLADLAINAAEKTGVNIIGATGGVFYNEAISVSVRDKVKSEGYKFIQHKNTCAGDGSVSMGQTAVASWKME; encoded by the coding sequence TTGGAACAAGCCAGAATATTGGTACAGGGAATAGTACAGGGTGTTGGATTTAGACCCACAGTTTACAGATTAGCCAAGAAGCTAAATTTAAATGGCTACGTTAGGAACTTGGGAAATATCGTTGAAATAATATTGGAAGGAAAAGAAAACGATATAAATCAATTCATAGTAGATTTAAAGGAAAATAAACCCCCAATTTCTGAAATAAACTCTTTAAATGTAGAATGGTTGAATGGAGATTTGACTGTTTACAATGATTTCAAGATAATTCCAAGCTCAAATAACTTTTCTGGAGCATCTGTAATACCGCCTGACGTTGCAACATGTTCTAACTGTTTGGAAGAAATGGCTGATCCTGATAATCGGAGATATAAATATCCCTTTACAGCATGCACAGATTGCGGACCTCGTTTCACAGTAATTAATTCAATTCCATATGACCGAGAACGTACATCCATGGAAGATTTTCCCTTGTGCAACGAATGTGAAGTTGAATATGAAGATCCTGAAGACAGAAGGTACCATGCAGAGGCAAGCTGCTGCGAAGTTTGCGGGCCAGAAGTGTTTCTGTACAAGGATGGGATTTTAAAAATTGAAAATCCCATTAAAAAAGCCGCAGAACTTATTGATGAAGGAAAAATTCTTGCAATCAAAGGCATTGGTGGAACTCATTTAGTTGTGAAAACCACTGAAAATGGTCCCGTTGATATTTTGAGACAAAAATTGAGAAGATTCAACCAACCATTTGCAATCATGTCCCCGAATATTGAGACTGTTAAAGGATTTGCTGAAGTGTCTGGTGTGGAATCTGATACTATCCAGTCAAGGAGAAGACCAATAGTTGTGTTGAACAAAAATTCAAACTACTCATTGGCACCATCAGTTTCACCATACCTACATAATCTAGGTGTCATGCTTCCATACTCTGGTCTTCATCATCTACTCTTCAGCTACAGCACAGAACCTGCTTACATCATGACATCAGCCAACATGCCAGGTGAGCCCATGCTCATAAACAACGAAGAAATAATTTCTAAACTGGATGGTATAGCCGATTATTTCCTCTTGCACAATCGAAGAATTATTAACAGATGTGATGATTCTGTTGTAAGATTTAGAGATGGAGAACTTGCATTTATCAGGCGTTCAAGAGGTTACGTACCAGAACCCTATGACTTTTCAGGGATAAACAAGCAACTGAAGGTTCTTGCCCTGGGTCCTGAAATAGATGTGACTTTTTCAATTTTAAAGGAAGGAAAATGTTACGTATCACAACATATAGGGGATACAACCAAGTACGACACATTCCAGTACCTTCAAAATGCCGTGGACCATATGATGGATATCACCAAGACAACTGACTTTGATGTGATTGCCTGTGATCTACATCCTATGTTCTTCACAACCAAACTCGCAGAAGAAATGGGAGACAAATTTGGTGCGGAGATCTTAAGAGTACAACACCACCATGCACATGCAGCAGCACTCTGTGTTGATAATCAGGTTGATGAAGTCATATGCATAGCTGCAGATGGTGTTGGCTACGGTGAAGATGGAACAGCATGGGGTGGAGAAATTCTTCATACTCAAGGAGCAAGTTACGAACGTGTAGCAAGTTTAATACCACAGCAATTGGTGGGTGGCGATCTAACTACCAAGTACCCAGCTAGAATGGTTATGTCAATGTTATACGGCTCCATGGATGTTGATGAATTGTCAGAACTAATGAAAACAAGCTACATCCAACAGTTCAAACATGGCGAAAGGGAAGTTGAACTGGTGATTAAACAGCTAGAAACCGGGTTTAATACCAATATCACCACCAGTACTGGAAGGGTTCTCGATGCAATTTCAGCAAGCCTTGGAATTTGCGATAAAAGGACATATGAAGGAGAACCAGCAATGAAATTGGAATCTGCAGCCTATTACAGCGAAGGCGTTGTGGATATTCCCTACGAAATAGAAAAAGACGTTTCAAACAACATGGAATATTTAAACACCTCAAAAATCCTTTTAAAATGTATTGAATTGAAACAAAATGGAGAAAATGTTAACAATATAGCATTTGGGGCCCAAAAAGCGGTGGCACTCGGTCTTGCAGATTTAGCAATAAATGCCGCGGAAAAAACTGGTGTTAACATCATCGGTGCTACTGGAGGTGTCTTTTACAACGAAGCCATATCAGTGAGTGTGCGTGATAAAGTTAAGTCTGAAGGTTACAAATTTATCCAGCATAAAAATACCTGCGCAGGAGATGGTTCTGTATCTATGGGACAAACAGCAGTTGCATCATGGAAGATGGAATGA
- a CDS encoding 4Fe-4S double cluster binding domain-containing protein, translated as MLDEWLDEFSRNLGADYYGVADITNAGDFIFQQGKINVEQYPRAISIGILLLNTIVDDLPRRSEHSVAVNYHHTYNIVNLQLDLIASRLARSIQKQGYTALPVPASERYDDEMICAVFSHKLAANLAGLGWIGKSCLLITPENGPRVRWTTILTNVPLTPTGKPMKNLCGDCRKCVDICPVKAFTGSNFKEDEDRDVRYDARKCELYLENLEKQEKLPVCGLCIYNCPFGK; from the coding sequence TTGTTGGATGAATGGTTAGATGAATTTTCTAGAAATTTAGGGGCAGATTACTATGGTGTTGCAGATATCACCAATGCAGGAGATTTCATATTCCAACAGGGCAAGATAAATGTTGAGCAATACCCTCGAGCCATTTCAATAGGCATACTGCTTTTAAATACCATTGTAGATGATCTTCCAAGGAGATCTGAGCATTCTGTTGCCGTCAACTACCACCATACCTATAACATTGTAAATCTTCAACTTGATTTGATTGCATCTAGACTGGCTAGATCAATTCAAAAACAGGGTTATACAGCTTTGCCAGTACCTGCTTCAGAAAGGTATGATGATGAAATGATTTGTGCAGTCTTTTCACATAAATTAGCGGCCAATTTAGCTGGTTTAGGTTGGATAGGAAAAAGTTGCCTTTTAATAACTCCTGAAAACGGGCCAAGAGTGAGATGGACCACCATTCTTACCAATGTCCCCCTAACTCCCACTGGTAAACCCATGAAAAATCTGTGCGGAGATTGCAGAAAATGTGTAGATATCTGTCCTGTCAAAGCATTTACTGGATCGAATTTTAAAGAGGACGAAGATCGTGATGTAAGGTACGATGCAAGGAAATGTGAATTGTACTTGGAAAATCTTGAAAAGCAGGAAAAATTACCAGTGTGTGGCCTGTGTATCTATAATTGTCCCTTTGGAAAATGA
- a CDS encoding type 1 glutamine amidotransferase family protein: MKAYLYVLNTLADWEIGYLTAELNSGRYLDKTRPSVELIKIGNTTEPIKTMGGITIVPDESIDNIGFKEDDLLILPGADTWMEEENKKIMDIVSDIIDKKVIIAAICGATIALANKGILNDRNHTSNDIEVLKMFCPEYSGENFYKNQPAVTDDNLITASGITPLEFSYEILKRINVMKAETLEAWYQLYKTNESKYFYALMESIKEA, encoded by the coding sequence ATGAAAGCATATTTATATGTATTAAATACCTTAGCGGATTGGGAAATCGGTTATTTAACTGCTGAACTAAATAGTGGCAGATATTTAGATAAAACAAGACCTTCAGTTGAACTTATAAAAATTGGAAATACAACCGAACCTATAAAAACAATGGGGGGTATTACAATTGTTCCAGATGAGAGTATTGATAATATCGGGTTTAAAGAAGATGATTTACTAATTTTACCTGGAGCAGATACATGGATGGAAGAGGAAAACAAAAAAATAATGGACATTGTTTCTGATATTATAGATAAAAAAGTAATTATTGCAGCAATTTGTGGAGCCACGATCGCTCTGGCAAATAAAGGAATATTAAACGATAGAAATCATACCAGTAATGACATAGAAGTTTTAAAAATGTTTTGTCCAGAATACTCTGGAGAGAATTTTTATAAAAATCAACCCGCAGTTACTGACGACAATTTAATCACTGCTAGTGGCATTACTCCCCTAGAATTTTCATATGAAATATTAAAAAGAATTAATGTAATGAAAGCTGAAACACTAGAAGCTTGGTATCAATTATATAAAACTAATGAATCAAAGTATTTCTATGCACTTATGGAATCCATTAAAGAAGCATAG
- a CDS encoding GNAT family N-acetyltransferase, which yields MITYDETDEKDLELISDMWKKLIHHLQSQSTYFPMDYQCLFFEKRKEQFENIAESGNLRLDIVKDGENYLGYSVSSIVGEKGSVESLYVDKRCRKEGIGNKLMERALDWMKLNEVSDLEILVSYGNEDALKFYEKYEFYPKHLILKKKH from the coding sequence ATGATAACCTACGACGAAACTGATGAAAAGGATCTTGAACTCATTTCTGACATGTGGAAAAAATTAATTCACCACTTACAATCACAATCCACATATTTTCCAATGGATTATCAATGTCTATTCTTTGAAAAAAGAAAAGAACAATTTGAAAATATTGCTGAATCTGGAAATTTAAGGTTGGACATTGTTAAGGATGGTGAGAACTATTTGGGATACAGTGTTAGCTCAATAGTCGGTGAAAAGGGTTCTGTTGAGTCATTGTATGTGGATAAACGCTGCAGAAAGGAAGGTATTGGCAATAAGCTCATGGAACGCGCTTTAGACTGGATGAAACTTAATGAAGTTTCAGATTTGGAAATCCTTGTCAGTTATGGTAACGAAGATGCGCTTAAATTCTATGAAAAATATGAATTCTATCCCAAACACTTGATTCTCAAGAAAAAACATTAA
- a CDS encoding DNA-directed DNA polymerase has protein sequence MESRKFVLLDIDYITEGDKAVIRMFGRLEGDEEGQSIIVLDKNFKPYIYVLPLDPEQCMADLNEFDIEMVGWVRINYLGEMKDFLKVTLHHPQDVPKLRDKIRNLGSVKDILEHDIPFYRRYLIDKNIFPMGQVLVNGKCVDSASISFSCDTDVCIFELEGKPKQVESGFPDLKTLSFDIEVRNPKGMPQAEEDPIIMMSLSSNQGLKKVLSTKSSDLEFVETLKTEAHIIQRFFEIVRSENPDILLGYNSDNFDMPYIRDRAAKLNVKPNLGVDGSGIKFMRRGYANSALVKGRIHVDLYLLMRRYLQLDRYTLERVYKELFDEAKEDVPGDEIYQYWDEGGEKLKKLFEYSLDDAVAVTKIAEKMLPLSMELTRIVGQPFFDIARMATGQMVEWYLIRKAHEIGDMVPNKPSSSQYSERRGKKAAGGYVKDPVKGLHENIVSFDFRSLYPSIIISKNVSPDTLVLECDDDDCYTAPEVGHKFLKKPIGFVPSIIGNILEERVRLKTAMKMAENPREKQVLDVQQQALKRLANSMYGVYGYSRFRWYRIECAEAVTAWGRDFIKKTMEKAENFGFKAIYADTDGFYATFVDQETESE, from the coding sequence ATGGAAAGTAGAAAATTCGTGCTTCTAGACATAGATTACATTACAGAAGGGGATAAAGCTGTTATCAGAATGTTTGGAAGACTCGAAGGAGATGAAGAAGGTCAATCCATAATTGTCCTTGATAAAAACTTCAAACCTTACATATACGTTCTTCCATTGGATCCAGAACAGTGCATGGCAGATTTAAACGAATTTGATATTGAAATGGTAGGATGGGTCAGAATCAATTATCTAGGTGAAATGAAAGACTTTTTAAAGGTTACTCTTCATCATCCCCAGGACGTGCCTAAATTAAGGGACAAAATTAGAAATTTAGGTTCTGTCAAGGATATTTTAGAGCATGATATTCCCTTCTACCGGCGTTACTTGATAGACAAGAACATTTTTCCAATGGGCCAAGTTTTAGTTAATGGAAAGTGCGTGGATTCAGCCTCCATCAGCTTTAGTTGTGATACAGATGTATGTATTTTTGAGTTGGAAGGAAAACCTAAACAAGTTGAATCAGGATTTCCAGATCTTAAAACCCTAAGTTTTGATATAGAAGTTCGAAATCCCAAGGGAATGCCTCAAGCGGAAGAAGATCCCATTATCATGATGAGTCTTTCCAGTAATCAAGGTCTGAAAAAGGTTTTATCAACCAAAAGTTCAGATCTTGAATTTGTTGAAACACTCAAAACCGAGGCCCATATTATTCAAAGATTTTTCGAAATAGTGAGATCCGAGAATCCTGATATCTTATTGGGTTACAATTCTGATAATTTTGATATGCCCTATATCAGGGACAGAGCCGCAAAATTGAATGTGAAACCAAACCTCGGAGTTGATGGTTCGGGTATAAAATTTATGAGAAGAGGTTATGCAAATTCCGCACTGGTCAAAGGAAGAATTCATGTTGATCTTTACCTGTTAATGCGAAGATATTTGCAGCTGGATAGGTACACCCTTGAACGTGTTTATAAGGAGCTCTTTGACGAGGCAAAAGAAGACGTGCCTGGAGATGAGATCTACCAGTACTGGGATGAAGGTGGTGAAAAATTAAAGAAACTCTTCGAGTACTCACTGGACGATGCAGTCGCTGTCACCAAAATAGCTGAGAAAATGTTGCCACTGAGTATGGAACTCACACGAATAGTTGGTCAACCCTTTTTTGACATTGCTAGGATGGCAACAGGACAAATGGTTGAATGGTACCTTATTCGTAAGGCCCATGAAATTGGGGATATGGTGCCCAACAAACCTTCTTCTTCACAGTATTCAGAGAGACGAGGCAAAAAGGCAGCAGGAGGATATGTGAAGGATCCTGTTAAGGGATTGCATGAAAACATAGTTTCATTCGATTTCAGGAGTCTTTACCCGAGTATTATTATTTCTAAAAATGTTTCGCCAGACACTCTGGTGTTGGAGTGTGACGATGATGACTGTTACACTGCCCCTGAAGTGGGCCATAAATTTTTAAAAAAACCTATAGGATTTGTCCCATCCATCATCGGTAATATTTTAGAGGAAAGGGTTAGACTTAAAACAGCCATGAAAATGGCGGAAAATCCTCGAGAAAAGCAGGTACTTGATGTTCAGCAGCAAGCCCTTAAAAGACTTGCAAATTCTATGTACGGAGTTTATGGTTACTCAAGATTCAGATGGTACAGGATCGAATGTGCTGAGGCTGTTACAGCATGGGGAAGAGATTTTATTAAGAAAACCATGGAAAAAGCAGAAAACTTTGGTTTTAAAGCAATATATGCAGATACTGATGGTTTTTATGCTACTTTTGTTGATCAAGAAACTGAATCTGAATAG
- a CDS encoding GNAT family N-acetyltransferase encodes MKLKELDLTKYDINQISEMIYETDQNLFGIFLDKNPIQAVSKLKKLIEAGKNCYGHEHIYIAEDEDGTIQGVLVAFRGDEIAFVQEAKIFKATMNFKDFFKLTFIKPIYDSITASSIQGDDFYIGNLVVSANLRGKGIGSKIIEQSFQLARDKKCKRVLLDVIFENTGAKKLYERIGFKKCCEKNLWWSSKSDGTYGMEYPLKNE; translated from the coding sequence ATGAAACTTAAGGAATTAGATCTAACTAAATATGACATCAATCAAATTTCAGAAATGATTTATGAGACTGATCAAAATCTTTTCGGGATTTTCCTTGATAAAAACCCTATTCAAGCTGTTTCAAAACTCAAAAAACTCATAGAGGCGGGAAAAAATTGCTATGGGCACGAGCACATCTATATTGCAGAGGATGAGGATGGCACTATTCAAGGAGTATTAGTTGCATTCAGAGGGGATGAAATAGCTTTTGTTCAAGAAGCTAAAATTTTCAAGGCAACCATGAATTTCAAGGATTTCTTTAAATTAACCTTCATAAAACCAATATATGATAGTATAACAGCTTCTTCAATCCAAGGGGACGACTTTTATATAGGAAATCTGGTTGTATCTGCAAATTTGAGGGGAAAGGGCATTGGTTCAAAGATAATTGAACAATCATTCCAACTTGCAAGGGATAAAAAATGTAAACGAGTTTTGCTCGATGTAATATTTGAAAATACCGGTGCAAAAAAACTTTATGAGAGAATAGGATTTAAAAAATGCTGTGAAAAGAATTTATGGTGGTCAAGTAAATCAGATGGAACGTATGGGATGGAATATCCTCTTAAAAACGAATAA
- a CDS encoding alpha/beta fold hydrolase, with protein sequence MKLVFDETGNENKESIVFLHPGGMSGWMWEQQIKHFKNYHCIIPDLPEHGRSASVKPFTITRTSEIVAKLVEDCPNERVNMVGIGLGGQIILQTMSKYPEIVDRAMVSGTLVRNHQYKSLIARLNELLMIYKSLKNNEFYIKAYMRTYNMPKVFFEKFKISTHQIGTSSIERILLENHTFKLPPILETDERKLLVMAGEKDYNIIKDSSKKIMNNYHARGALALGGGHLWNMETPDNFNEVLDAWLQNQPLPKALISPL encoded by the coding sequence ATGAAACTAGTTTTTGATGAAACTGGAAATGAAAACAAGGAATCCATAGTGTTCCTACATCCTGGAGGAATGTCTGGCTGGATGTGGGAGCAGCAGATAAAACATTTCAAAAATTATCATTGCATAATTCCTGATCTACCTGAACATGGCAGAAGTGCAAGTGTAAAACCCTTCACAATAACGAGAACATCTGAAATAGTAGCTAAATTAGTTGAAGATTGTCCAAATGAACGGGTAAATATGGTTGGAATTGGTTTGGGAGGGCAAATAATTCTCCAAACCATGAGCAAATATCCGGAAATAGTAGATCGTGCCATGGTAAGTGGGACTTTAGTCAGAAACCATCAATACAAATCATTAATTGCACGTTTAAATGAGCTTTTAATGATTTATAAATCACTAAAAAACAATGAATTTTATATTAAAGCGTATATGAGAACTTATAATATGCCCAAAGTCTTTTTTGAAAAGTTCAAAATCTCCACCCATCAAATTGGAACCAGTTCTATAGAAAGGATTCTATTAGAAAATCATACCTTCAAACTACCTCCGATCTTGGAAACAGATGAAAGGAAGCTTTTAGTTATGGCTGGTGAGAAGGATTACAACATAATCAAAGATTCTTCAAAGAAAATTATGAACAACTATCATGCTAGAGGGGCTCTGGCATTGGGAGGGGGACATCTTTGGAACATGGAAACTCCTGATAACTTTAACGAAGTTTTAGATGCATGGCTCCAAAACCAACCATTACCTAAAGCCCTAATCTCTCCACTTTAA
- a CDS encoding dihydrofolate reductase family protein yields the protein MQPKVILYIPMSLDGKTSGFEINMNVYKEIKSDINSDAVFMDVEAFKTSYTSIIDSSSKQLLVLPDNMGKIPRSMLLERTSKMNVLVLCSRSTPQDYLNFLEENYINHMIVGYDEVNMATAFEELNIQFGVKTIAVHADGVLNSNLMIEDLVEEISIFMHPTLAGANNDDMFLQNNPENQKLDLRLLETKVVEDEIVYLKYRIMKYKF from the coding sequence ATGCAACCAAAGGTTATACTTTACATTCCAATGAGCTTAGATGGAAAAACAAGCGGTTTTGAGATAAATATGAATGTTTACAAAGAAATTAAATCTGACATAAATTCTGATGCGGTTTTTATGGATGTTGAAGCCTTTAAAACCAGTTATACTAGTATTATTGACAGTAGTTCTAAACAGCTTCTGGTGCTACCAGACAACATGGGTAAAATTCCTAGGAGTATGTTACTTGAAAGAACCAGCAAAATGAATGTTCTGGTACTCTGCTCTAGATCAACCCCACAAGATTATCTCAACTTTCTAGAAGAAAACTACATCAACCACATGATCGTTGGTTACGATGAAGTGAACATGGCAACAGCATTTGAAGAGCTTAACATTCAGTTTGGTGTTAAAACCATAGCTGTCCATGCTGATGGAGTTTTAAATTCTAATCTAATGATCGAAGATCTTGTGGAAGAGATATCAATTTTCATGCATCCCACATTGGCCGGTGCAAACAACGATGATATGTTCCTCCAGAATAATCCTGAAAACCAGAAACTTGATCTCAGGCTGCTGGAGACCAAGGTAGTTGAAGATGAGATCGTCTATCTGAAGTACAGAATTATGAAGTACAAATTTTAA
- a CDS encoding pyrroline-5-carboxylate reductase dimerization domain-containing protein: MKKIGFIGYGSMGHVILNGFLNSGMLKPFNVTVSTRTPSKLSELEKNHPEVEIANDNIQTAQNSDIIFLFTGTSDVKYVIEEIKTSLSEKTHLIYISAALGMDLVGTIFDGKITKVIPSITSEVHEGVSLICHQESVTTEEADFVDNLFRTVGEVKLVDEVDLDVGADITSCSPAFIAKIFQEFSVQASNNSNFSKEEAEKMIISTLYGTSKLLYEKGYGVDDLISAVATKGGITEEGVKILDSELPELFSELFKTTIKKHQIIRRELEEQY; this comes from the coding sequence ATGAAAAAAATTGGATTTATAGGTTATGGAAGTATGGGCCACGTAATATTAAATGGATTTTTGAATTCTGGAATGCTGAAACCATTCAATGTAACTGTTTCAACCAGAACACCATCTAAACTATCTGAATTGGAGAAAAATCATCCCGAAGTTGAAATAGCAAACGACAACATTCAAACAGCTCAAAATTCCGATATTATATTTCTTTTCACAGGCACATCTGATGTGAAATATGTTATTGAAGAAATTAAAACCTCTTTATCTGAAAAAACCCACCTAATATACATTTCAGCAGCCCTTGGAATGGACTTGGTAGGCACGATTTTTGATGGTAAAATTACCAAGGTGATACCTTCAATCACATCGGAAGTACATGAAGGAGTTTCGTTAATTTGTCATCAGGAATCTGTGACAACTGAAGAGGCTGATTTTGTTGACAACCTTTTCAGAACAGTTGGGGAGGTTAAATTAGTTGATGAAGTAGATCTTGATGTGGGGGCAGATATAACCAGCTGTTCTCCTGCATTCATTGCAAAGATATTCCAAGAATTTTCTGTTCAAGCATCAAATAACAGCAACTTTTCGAAGGAGGAAGCAGAGAAAATGATTATCAGTACTTTGTACGGAACATCCAAGCTCCTCTATGAGAAAGGCTACGGTGTTGATGATTTAATATCTGCAGTTGCAACAAAGGGCGGCATAACAGAGGAGGGTGTTAAAATATTAGATAGCGAACTTCCAGAACTGTTCAGTGAGCTGTTTAAAACCACCATTAAAAAACATCAAATTATTCGAAGGGAACTCGAAGAACAGTATTGA